Sequence from the Burkholderia cepacia genome:
ACGTCGACAAGGTGATGAAGCTCGCGGCAAACGACGATCCGCTGCTCGCGGCCGAAAGCGCGCATGCGAAGGACGTGCTGCTGACGCTGTACATTCGCCACGAAGTCGCCGGCAAGCGGATGAGCCGCGCCGCCTACGAGCTCGGGCGCAACGCGCTCGGCATCGCGTCGGGTGCGGCGCTGGTCGCCGGCACGCACGGGCTCGCGGTCGCGCCGGCGAGCGCGGGCGCCGTCGCGGCAAAACAGACGGGCTTCGCGCTCGCGCTGGCGAACGCGCTCGACATCGGCAAGGGCGTGCGCGGCCTGAAGCAGCGGATGCGCAACGACAAGGCGCGCGAGATCGACCGCAACGCGTTGCGAGGCCGCATGATGCTCAATGTGAGCGTCATCGACGACGAAACGCCCGACGAGGTGATCAAGGGCATCCATGCGGTGCTGAAGGACAACGGCCGGATCGAGGCCAATCAGAAAAGGTTCCGCACGTTCTTTCCGGGACGCTGGATCAACGAGAAGAAATCGACGGCGAACAAGAACGAGATGGCCGACCTGACGGCCAAGCACGCGATGACGATCGTCGACCGCAGCATCGATCGCTTCGCCGGTGCCGGCCCTGCGAAGCTGCATGCGTTTTATGCGGGCATTCATGTGAAGAACGCGTCGACGTCGCAGAAGCAGCGCGCGCTGCGCGACGCGATCGACAACGATGCCGACCTCGTCGACGCGCTCAACCTGATGCGCGATCTCGGCATGCGCGACGGCGAGGCGCGCGTTGCAATCGAAAGCCTGATCGTGCGGCGGATCGAGATCGGTCTCGCGAACGATGCGGCGACGTCGCGCGCCCGCGCGACGGACGCGGGCCGGAAGTACGCGGAAGAGGCCGCGTCGGGCGAACGCGCGCCCGACGACGTCACGGCAATGCGCACGGTGCTGCAGCGACGGTGAGCGACGCGCAACGCTCGAGGCGGACACGATCCGCCTCGCCGGAGGAATTGCGGAGTACCACAGCGCCATCGTGCCACCCGTCGCGCATCAGCGGTTGCAACAACACGCGTTCATTCGGACCGCTCGAACTTGTACTTCTTGCGACGTTCGGCCGCGCCCGTCGATTCGTCGACGGTCGTGCGCCGATGGCCGTACCCGTATTCCTCGAGATCCCCTTCGGAATCGCTGCCCGATGCATAGCGCTGCATGTTGGTTCCCCTCACCGCGTTGCCGGATTCGAGTCCATAGATGCGATTGTGCGTCGACGGTTGCGGATAGACATTGGGATGCGGCGTTGTGATGCTCACGCTCACGTCGTGGCGGCCCATCCGCTCGGGCATGCGCAACGTATCGTTCACGAGGCGCTGCGTCGAATAACCGGGCGTGCCCTGCGGCACCCGCGGCATCTGGAAGTGCAGGTTCGAATTCGGCGGAACCTGCGACAATCGCTGCGCGGCTTCGGCCTGGCTGAGGTCGACGCCGTGCAGGATCGGCACGCCGAGCGCGGCCAGGTCGCGCTCATTCTGCCGGTATTGCGCGTAATGAGGGCGATTCTCATCGGTTTCGTACGTCGTGACGGCCATCCGGTTCGCGAGCGACGGATCGCGGCGCTGGCGCGCCACCGCCGCAGAAAGGTCGCCTTCGGACAGGTACACTTGATCGCGACCGCGCAGGTTGTCCTCGGGCCTGCGCATCTGGCCCGGCGGATGCATCAAGCCGACAGTCGGCCGATAGCCGTGGATATGCGACTCCGCCACTTCGACCTGCCGGCCGCCGACCTGGAACACGTGGCGCCCGTCATTCTGCGACGGACCGATGTACCGGCCAACGTCGTGGCCGCTGCCCGGAGACAGATTCAAGTGGAAATCGCGGCCCACGTCGTGACGGTGCGGCCGCACGCCGCCCGCCGAAGTGGGCACGCGTTGCCGCGCGGGTTGCAGATGCTCCGTGAGCGTCGACGTCTGGCGCGAGTTGCGGCTGGACCCCGCCCGCGATGTCGATTGCTCGTCGGAAGACGAGTCGTGGTTGTCGTAATTGCCGCCGACAGAATGACCGGAAATGCGTGATGCAGGCATGGCAATGCCTCCTCTCCAAGTGAGTTGATCGAACCGATACGGCACGCTCACTCTAGAGGGGCAAGTCCGTTACGCGACGAAAAAGGCGAAGACGGGTACGGCGCGGCGAATCGCTGATTCTCGTAACGCGCCTGAACCTTGTCGGGATCGGCATGCTGCGATCGGAGCCGAAGCAGAGATCACTCATGATGCCGTCCTCGTCGACTGACGCATGGAGGTGAAAGCGGAATTCCACCCTTGAAAATCCTCAGTCAATTGCCGTCATCGCGGGCAAGCGGCGCTCGGCCGGAGGGCATCGTGGAATTCGGTACCGAATCGCCACGCTCGATCTTGAAGTTTTCGATCAGGGAAACTAAATTACACCTGCTCAGGCAGTACGCCTTCCGTTGAGGGTCGCATAGTTCGTGTTTCGATTTGTTTGCTCGCGGCATGGCAAGCGAACTGGAGCGCGCAAGCCCATTTCCTTCCTTGCTGCGTCGGAGGAAAAACGATGGGCAACTTCCATTTGCGTTCGAATCTGTCCGCCCTGTTCGAGCGTTTCCATCGCAAGACAACCCAGGTCTCCCGCCAGGTCCGGCCGACGATGGCGCGCGCCTGTCACACGCTCGCCGAGCGCGCTGCCGGCGCCTGGTCGACGGTTCGGCGCGAAACAGCGCGGATGCGTCGACATTGATCGGACGGATTGATCGAGAGGCAGGATCGCTGGTGTGCAGTTTTCAAGGAGGTCGTCATGGAACTTCACATGCATTCGCATCATTTCGCGCGACGCATGCCGGACTGGCGCGCAGCCATAATCGGCGGGTGCGTGGCAGGCGTGGTTTTTCTCGCGATTGAAATGCTTGCCATGCAAGTGGCGGGGCGAAGCCTGTGGGACGCGCCAAGAATGATCGCGGCAATCGTCACCGGGCGGAATACGCTAGCGCATCCCGCCATGTTCGAACCGGACGTCATGCTAGTGGCGCTGGTGGTTGATTTCGCGCTGTCCATCCTCTTCGCCGTGATCCTCGCGGTGATCATCGCACCGTTCAGCCTGGATTCCAGCGTCGGGATGGCTTCGCTGGTGGGAGCCGTCTTTGGCGCCACGCTGTACGTGATCAACTTCTACGGGATGACGCGGTGGTTCCCCTGGTTTGCCGACGCCCGAAACTGGGCAAGCCTCTTCAGTCATGTCGTGTTCGGGCTAGTTGCGTCCGACACCTACCTGCAGCTGGAAGGAAAGAAGACGGGCACGGACGCAACGGATCGCGCGGCGTGAGGTGAAAGCAGTCGATAACCCATCAACGAGGCCGGACTTCTCGCAGGATGCGCATCGGCCCACTGCGGCAGCATGCTGCGGTGGCAGCTTCCCCGATCGGAGACCGGCCTCTCCTTGAGCCGCCCGGGAACGGCGCGCAGACTTGCGGCAGTTCAGGGCGGCGCTTGCCGAGCACGCCGAAGCGGAGCGCGAAAGGTCGGCACGGTGCTCTTTCTGCAGAAATTTCCCCTGCATGCGTCGCTCACTGCGCGCCGCGATGCTCCCACGTCCCTTCGACATCGATCACCGTGCGCACCGAGTTCGCGAGAAAGCACGCTTCGTGCGCGGCGTGATGCAGCGCCGTCACCTCGTCGTCCGTCGGCGCGCGCTCGCCGCCGAACGTCACGGCCGGCTTCAGCACGACGCGCGTCACCACCTCCTTGCCCGCGTCGTTCTTCGCCATCGTGCCTTCCGCCGCGTCGCGATAGCGCAGGACGACGAAGCGCCGCTGCGCGGCGATCGACAGAAACCACAGCATGTGACAGCTCGACAGCGCCGCGACGTACGCCTCCTCGGGATCGACCGCGGCGGGGTCCGAGAACGGCGTCCGCACCACATGCGGCGAGCTCGACGCGGGCACCGTCACGCCGCCGTCGAAACGCCATTCGTGCCGGCGGCTGTAGCGGTTGTCGGTGAACTTCTCGTCCGGTCCCGCCTGCCATTCGACTTCTGCGAAATACGTGGACATCGTGGTTCCTTCGTTGACCGAAAAAGCGTTCCCGTTCAGATCAGAGCGGCGTCAGCACGGGCTCGCCGGCGAAATGCCGCGCCGCGTTGTCGAGAAACTGCTGCACCGAGCGATCGAGTGCCTCCGGCGACCAGCCGCCCATGTGCGGCGTCAGCACGACGCTGTCGAGATCCGTCAGCACGCGCGGCGGTTCCGGTTCCCCTTCGTACACGTCGAGCCCCGCGCCCGCGATGCGCCCTTCGCGCAACGCGTCTGCCAAAGCAGCGGTATCGACAACACTGCCGCGCGATACGTTGACGAGAAAGCCGCCGGGGCCGAGCGCGTCGAGCACAGTGCGGTCGATCAAATGCCGCGTGCCCGCGCCGCCCGGCGTCGCGACGATCAGGAAATCGGCCCACTGCGCGAGCGCGTCGACGCGATCGAAATAGCGATACGGCGCGCCGTCCTTCGGCGCGCGGTTGTGATACCCGATCTCGATGTCGAAGCCGGCTGCGCGACGCGCGCACTTCTCGCCGATCTTGCCGAGCCCGACGATGCCGAGCTTCTTGCCCGACACGTTCGGCGGCATCGGCAGCCCGTCGCGCCAGATGCCCGCACGGGTCGCGTCGTCGAGCTGCACGATCCTGCGCACGGCCGCGAGCAGTAGCGCGAACGCGTGATCGGCCACGCAATCGTCGTTGGTGCCGGCGCCCGTCACGACCGTGACGCCGCGCGCCTTCGCATGCGCGACGTCGATGTGCTCGTAGCCCGCGCCGAGCGAGCCGACCAGGGTCAATGCAGGCATCCGGTCGATCTCGGCGCCGGTGAGCCCCGTGCTGCCGTTGGTCAGCACCGCGCGTATCGTGCCGCCGTATTCGGCGATCGCGCGTTCGCGTGCGTCGCCGCTCGGCGCATCGTGCACGTCGAACG
This genomic interval carries:
- a CDS encoding OsmC family protein, yielding MSTYFAEVEWQAGPDEKFTDNRYSRRHEWRFDGGVTVPASSSPHVVRTPFSDPAAVDPEEAYVAALSSCHMLWFLSIAAQRRFVVLRYRDAAEGTMAKNDAGKEVVTRVVLKPAVTFGGERAPTDDEVTALHHAAHEACFLANSVRTVIDVEGTWEHRGAQ
- a CDS encoding 2-hydroxyacid dehydrogenase, whose product is MKPELLVLIALRGDAHREIAASFDVHDAPSGDARERAIAEYGGTIRAVLTNGSTGLTGAEIDRMPALTLVGSLGAGYEHIDVAHAKARGVTVVTGAGTNDDCVADHAFALLLAAVRRIVQLDDATRAGIWRDGLPMPPNVSGKKLGIVGLGKIGEKCARRAAGFDIEIGYHNRAPKDGAPYRYFDRVDALAQWADFLIVATPGGAGTRHLIDRTVLDALGPGGFLVNVSRGSVVDTAALADALREGRIAGAGLDVYEGEPEPPRVLTDLDSVVLTPHMGGWSPEALDRSVQQFLDNAARHFAGEPVLTPL